A segment of the Zingiber officinale cultivar Zhangliang chromosome 8B, Zo_v1.1, whole genome shotgun sequence genome:
GACCCTGTGGTACAAATTGAAGGACCAACATAAGAGATGTACTCTaccggaaaaaaaaaaatttctcatatCTTTAATCTTTATTAATTAAGGTAGTGGCATCGTGATTCATCGAGGATTGAGTCTAAGAGAATGGATCTTCTGGTCCGTAAATTATGGACCAGAGGATGATCCACTTTTTTAGATCCTTGATTTGGATGCACCTTACTTTCTTAAAAGTGGGATTCATCCAAATTAAGGGTCCTTATGCAGTGGACCATCTCCTGATCCGCAATTTGCGGACTAGAGGATCCCTACTGCATTAGAGCATGGATCTTCTGGTCCGTAAATTGTGGACCATGGAATGATCCACTTTTTTAAACCCTTGATTTAGATGAACCCCACTTTCTTAAAAGTGAGATTCATCCAAATCAAGAGTCCTCATGCAGTGGATCATCCCCTGATTCGTAATTTGAGGACAAGAGGATCCCTATTGCATTAGAGCACGGATCTTTTGATCCGTAAATTGTGGACTAGGGGATGATCCACTTTtttagacccttgatttggatgaaTCCCACTTTTAAGAAAGTGGGATTCATTCAAATCAAGGGTCCTCATGCAGTGGACCATCCCCTGATCTGTAATTTGCGGGCCAAAGGATCTCTACTGCATTAGAGCACGGATCTCCTGGTTCGTAAATTGCAGACCAAGGGATGATCCACTTTtttagacccttgatttggatgaacCCCACTTTTAAAAAAGTGGGgttcatccaaatcaagggtcatGATGGAGTGGATTATCCCCTGATCCGTAATTtatggaccagaggatccctactgTATTAGAGCACGGATCTTCTGGTCCGTAAATTGCGGAACAGAGGATGATCCACTTTTTTAGACCTTTGATTTGGATGAACCCCACTTTTTTAAAAGTGGGATTCATCTAAATCAAGGGTCCTGATGCAGTAGATCATCCCCTGATCCGTAATTTGCTGGCCAGAGGATCCCTACTGCATTAGAGCACGGATCTTTTGGTCTATAAATTACGGATCAGGGATAATCCATTTTTTTAGATCCTTGATTTAGATGAACCCCACTTTCTTAAAAGTGGGATTCATCCAAATTAAGGGTTCTCATAGTACAGATCTTCTGGTCCGTAAATTACGGACCAGGGGATGCTTCACCTTTTTAGATCCTTGATTTGGATGAACCCACTTTTTTAAAAGTGGGAttcatccaaatcaagggtcctcATGTAATGGACCATCTCTTAAATCGCAATTTACGGACTAGAAGATTCCTACTGTATTAGAGCacaaatcaaaaatattgtattaGAGCACGGATCTTTTAGTCTGTAAATTACGGATATGGTAGGGGATCGGTACTGCATTATAAAGACAAAGAGATGTTGAAAAAATGGAGAGGAAAtgcttattttattttgtattatCAGTTTTCGAAACCCTCGCAGTGGAGTGGACTGTGGAGTCCTCTCCGAAGCCGCCTCGATGGCGACGACGAAGCCGAAGATCGACCAAAGGATGAGCTCCTCACCACCGCCTCCGATCCCCTTCCCCGACCGTCCTCTACACGCCCGCTCCCGccttcgacgaggaggacgccgaCGGGGATGACGACGAGGTGGGTAAACTTATTGAGCCGTTCTCCAGGTACCAGCTCGTTGCGCTCCTCCTCTTCGCCGCCGCATCTGATGCCGCTACCCTGGACGAGATCCGCCGCACCGCTGACTTAGACACCTCCCGCCGCAAACTATTCGTCCATCGCCTCGACTGGAACACCACCGCCGATGCCCTCCGTTTCTCGTACTCCCGCTATGGGGACATGATGATTACCGCGTCATGATCGACAAGGTCAGCGGCCGATTCAAGGGATCTGGCTTTGTTCTATTCCGCCACTGGAGTTCCTTCCGCCATGCCCTCCGTCGCCCACAGAAGCTAATCGACGGCCGCATGGCCTCTTGCCAACTCGCATCTGCTGGCTCCACCTGAATTATAACCCTGACCCTAGGTATTATTTTTACCACTTATCAGGACAATGTAGCTAGAAAGATCTATGTAGGAAATGTTCGTGCTGATGTCGGTGGTGGTCGTCTCTTTGACTTTTTCTCCCAGTAGGGTGAGATGGAGGAGGGTCCTATTGGCTTTGTTCGGAATATTGGGAAGCCGAAAGGGCACGCTTTGTTTGTCTATAAGACAGTGGAGGGTGCCATGAGAGCCCTCGAGGAGCCAAACAAGAATTTTGAGGGTATTGTTCCTCAATGTGAGAGGGCTAACGACAAAAATAAGGGGGCACAAGATTTTAATACAGCAGCTCCACTCAATGCAGCACCGAGCAAAGGAAATCTCAATGGTCCTGATTATACAAtgcatgtatcagatattgggttaGCTCAACAAGCTGCATTGACGGGGCAGGGTTTTCTTGGCATGGGCGGGGCACAAGCATATGGGCAGGCTATGCAGTCTAATGCTACTGTGCTTGCTTTACTAGCAGCTGCTTGGCAGAATCCAGCTGCATTTGGAATGACACCTTCTGTTCTTACTTTGAACCCTTCCTTTGCAACTACATTTGGTGCTGCAGGGAGTCAGCAGACTGCACCCACTTTACCTCAGATGGCCCAGGTGCCAAACTATGGGGCTGCAAGTTCTGTATATCAGGGATCTGCTGGTTTCCAGGGCGCTACAGGTTTTCAAGGTTCGCCAGGGTTTTTAGGACCTCCAGGGTTTCAGGGCCCTCAGGGGTATCAGAGCAGTCAGTCTGTTGCTCAAAGTGGCAGCTCTTACCCAACAGGGACAGCTCCAGTGTCAAGGCGACCAACTGGATCAATGTGTGGATATGGACAAGTTTAGGTATAGATGATATCATTTAACATGTATTTATGTAACTACTTGCGCAAATTATTGGTCACACGCACATCATGTTCGATTTCCTTTCTAACTGTCGTTCCTGTGTTCTAGTTCCATTCAGAGGTCTTGATTCTGTGCCATTTAAAGATTACATGGATTTTCAATCTCTGTTGGTGCTGGATATCAAGAAAGGCTTCCGATGCTACAGTTGTTCAAATACTGGAACTGCTTATATCTATTTTTCACTCTATTGATTTTTGACTTATGTTTTTGGTATTCTTCCTTGGAATTCCGTTACTATGTTTTTATATAGTGGACAATGTTGTTCGAACTTTATTGTCAAATCTTAATTTTTGTAATGCAGAAGCAAGTTTTGTTTGGAGATTGATGTGCCATTatcaatttctaaaaatctaatgACCGTATGTGATTATCTCACTGCTATTACATATTTTACTTTAAGCATTCTTTCAGAATTTCATGATTTGGGGTCTGACAAAGATGGAGTGGAGTGCTAACACATGTCTTTCAGAATTTCATGATTTGGCGGCTGAAACCGCTTGCATTTTCAGATGTGCTGTTTACTTGATTTTTGATTTATTTACCTTGGTTCTGAGTTGTGCCTTTTTAACATGTCTTCTCTGTTGACTTCTAGCCTCTTCTCGGTGCTATTTCTGAAATTTGTAGGTTCAACAATGAGACAATAATCAAGAGGCCGCTGTGATATCCAACATTCTTCTACATCATTATGCTGTAAGGTTTATCTCTGGAAGCGTTGATTAAATTGTCATGCTTTTTTCACTTCATTTTATTATATTCTGCTAAAATATCTTTTTGCCTCTTGTTTGTCTCCTCGACAGTGCATTTAACAATAGAATAGCATAATGCAGAATAGAGGTGCATCTTAGTAATCTTTTATGATTTTGGTGATCATTCTCACTGTATGGTTTATTTATACTGGCATGTCATTGTCACTTACACGAGATGGCTAATTAACTTACTATCTTAAAGTTCCGGACCTAAAGCAAACTCCAAAATGACAATGGTGAGGTACTATTtccttaaattttatttaaacacCACAAATTTTGACAAAGGATAAATCAAGCCGAGCTCCTTTTCATCAAAAACTTTTGTAAGCTTTATTTTTTGTGGTGTTTTTGTGCATTGAACCTCTGTTCCTGACCTTCACCGTTTGCAGCCTTCACATGCGACATTTCCATCCATGGTCAGCTCTCATGGTTTTCATCTTTGCGATTTGCAATATATCCTTGCTTCTCCAGACAACATCTCCTTTCTAACCAGGAACAGCATCTCTAACTTTCAGTATTCTTGACATTTGCAGACACTTGCCCTATGACTAGGCTGTTAGCTGCAAGATCCTATCTTGCACTAGCTGCTCGCTTTACACACGCAAGTGCTCATGCGCATATGCTGCTGCTTGCTTGCACATACTGCTTGTTTCCGTCGATCACTTGCGCCTATGATCATCTGAGTGAGATTGCCCCCCATGTTCATGCCATTTCACATGAATTTCATTGTCCTTTTCCATCATCCTATTCGTGGAGCAGTAACCATCATCTATTCCTCCTCTTAGCGTCAGTGCTCGCACACCGCTTGCGCGCCCATTGGTGCAATGGTGCTATCTTCCTCTCccttcaagaaaaataaatccacTTGTTAATCCAGTCAGGAGATCCTGCAGATATTAGGGCTGTGATTCTCCATTGAAGACGGACAAATACAATAACTAAAAAATGCCATTATCATGCCATGCTTGTCATCCAAGCTCCTTTTGCATGCTGCAAGAAGGGATTCCAAGCTGTGAGCTTTGCTACTGTCAGCCTGTTTGTGACTCAACCATCCGTTGATGATTGTGCCTTATGCAAACTTGAGCACTATTAGCCTCTTCGCCTGACTTGACAGCTCGCTGACGACCATGCTTTATGTGGACGTTAACATATATTAGCCTGTGCTCACATCAACGATTGGTGCCTCACACAAATACAAGCATCCCCTTTGAACCTTTACTTGCTTCCTATCTTAACCATCCACATGCTTTATAAATTATTTCTGAACCTTTGTTGATCATAGGCATATGGGATCCTTGGATACATACATGCTCATGAACCCTTTAAATTATGTTTTGTTTGCCTGTGAGTATTATTcttttttcattattttatttcaaattcaTCTTTCAAAAAATATTCTCGTTAGAAGAGTAAATTATTACATATGTGTATATAGGATCCATATAATACCTTTCACTTAAAAGCTTGAACAATGATGTGAGACTAAATTATATAATATGCATATTCTCCCTCAAATGGTAGTATAAAGTTTGATTGATGTCTAGCTTTTATCTATCAACAGATGGCCCCTCAAAATACTAGAAGTTATTGGATATATTCTCTTTTGTTATGTAGGCATTTCATTCTGTTTGAATAGTTCTGATTTTCATAGACAATTATACATGATACGGTGCATGAGGAGGGGGTCAGACGGATGacgtggtcaaaagtcaagcccatGGGATGGTCAGAAGTCCAGCCCCAGTGAAGGTTAGAAGTCAAGCTTATGTGGTTACGGTCAGAGCACAGACcgggcgtacaggtcaggacgaACAAAGCTAGGGCAACCGAGGGCAGAAACAGGTCAGCATACAGACCGGGCGTATAGGTCGGGATGAACAAACCTTGGGCAATCGAGGGCAGAAACAGATCAGCATACAGACCGGTCGTATAGGTCAGGACGGACAAACCTTGGATAACCGAGGACAGAAATAGGTCGGTATACAGACCTAACATATAGGTCGGGACGAACAAACCTTGGATAACTAAGGATAGAAACAGGTCGGTATACAGACCTAACATACAGGTCGGGAtttgccaaccaaggatacaggtcggacTTCTAGCCTGGTGGCACAGGACataacgtgcaggtcgggattggccaaccaaggatacaggtcgggcttctagccttgtggcacagaacatagcgtacaggtcgggattggccaaccaaggatacaggtcggggcttctagccttgtggcacaggacatggcgtacaggtcgggattggccaaccaaggatacaggtcggggctTCTAGCATGGTGGCACAGGACataacgtacaggtcgggattggccaaccaaggatacaggtcggggctTCTAGCCTTGTGGCACAAGAcatgacgtacaggtcgggattagccaaccaaggatacaggtcagagCTTCTAGCCTTGCAGCACAGGATACATGGACAAGGATACAGGTCTGGCGTCTAGCCTTAAGCACAAGAcatagcgtgcaggtcgggatcaGCAAACACCGAGAGCCAGTGTAGggattgttaggaccttcggatagcggctaaagaggggggggtgtgaatagccgacctcaaattctcgtttcttcctacaatttaggttagcgtagcggaaatacaatgtagaaacgaaagtggagaagatcaaacctcaaacacgatgatgtaacgaggttcggagatgatactcctactcctcggcgtgtccgtaaggtggacgaagcctatcaatccgtcggtggatgagaccccggaaaatcggctaatagaaactccttctgggtggagaaacctcgccacaaacttcttgcaacagcaagataggagtacaaagatacatcacaatacaaaggcagtaagaatgtaaaaacacagcttgccttctcgtcgactggatgaagcagcaacttcacgaaacacctacaacagcaggaaccagccgaaggaagcttccacgaagcttcaggaaaatgagagctcagcaaagctctgattgcagtaagatcagaaagGAAAGAGAGGCAATACCAAAtcctgtagccctcgacctgttatataacctgcgaagaagaagacacataaactagccgttgtgtcgcaacggctagggcctggactgatcaggcacactcctgatcggtccaggagtgttctgataggtcttggggaccgatcaggacctaggctgatcggtccccagaccgatcagccatctCACAGAGCCGCACTGAtcggactctgatcggtctgtggaccaatcaggccttaggctgatcggtccccagaccgatcagccaactctgtgtgagagttggcctcgtctctgatcgatctccagaccgatcagtaactctcACAGAAAGctattgatcggtcaccagatcgatcagataactcagTGTATCactcgatcgatccactgatcgatccagctcttggtttttacccaaaccaagtcccaagccttccaaaccaacatccggtcaaccttgacctattggtacatcatgcttagcatccggtcactcccttgacctgctaggactccccgccaagtgtccggtcaatccctttgacccactcggactttctccttcgtgccaagtatcctgtcactcccttgacctacttggacttcccaacaccagatgtccgatcatctttgatccatctggattttcccttgcccggcttcactcaccaggactttcacctagcttcacttactaggattttcacctggcttccctcaccaggatttccaatctgcctggcttcactcaccaggacttccaaactgcctagcttcactcactagggcttttacctggcttcactcaccaggacttttacctgacttcactcaccagggttttccatctgcctggcttcactcaccaggacttccaaactgcctagcttcactcactagggcttttacctggcttcactcaccaggattttccatctgcctggcttcactcaccaggactttcccttgcctggcttcactcaccaggactttcacctggcttcactcaccaggactttcacctggcttcacttacctggattttccaactgcctggcttcactcaccaggactttcccttgcatggcttcactcaccaggactttcacctagcttcacttaccaggatttcccgaatcaggtcgactcacctcgggtcaaacaggtcaaccttgaccaaagattgcacccacaatctcccaagtttgtattatgtcaaacatcagaatacaacttttctattctcgtcaaacatcagaatagaacttttatattctcgtcaaacatcataatagaacttttctattctcgtcaaacatcaaaatacaactcgagtcaggtcaactcgagtcaggtcaaccaggtcaaccttgacctatggttgcaccaacaggGATAACGAGAGGAGGAGGTCGGGCGCTACGCGACAAGCAgtccaaggaatcgtaaccacttgTCAAAGAATAATCACTGTCTGTTAGAGAATATGCTAATGGTCGGGTATGTACAACACTCTGATTCCTTCCTAGCCCTATAAGAAGACGCCACGTGTCACCTACCGCCAGACAAAGTCTGACAtatgacattccctgacacttgtCAGACTCCAGAAGACTCCAGAAGAATCCGTTGCGGTATAAAAAAAGATGCTTTATCCCTTACGGAGGTACGCTGACTCGTCACTTTTCACTCATCTTTACTTTTCGTCATTTCTCTgtgtttctggggaaaaagtacctgacttgagcgtcggagggcctgacccggggacttttcccttggtttttggtctctaacggCTCAGGGGCTCGTCTTGCGTCATCATCCTGATCATCATTCCTCGTCATCCGTCCGTGGGAAcccttcaagagagtgccaaatcGATCGGACTCCgtagcgactttccgtcaaccccTGGTACATCGAGGCCcgtcttcatccgactcagctttcggacgggatcaaatttggggaaaaagtacctgacttgagcgtcggagggtctgacccggggtctttttccctgatttctggtctctaacggctcaggggctcgtctgagtgtgtgcagagtccTTGCGTCATCATCCTGATCATCATTCCTCGTCATCCGTCTGTGGGAATCCTTCCAGAGAGTGCCAAATCGACCGGATTCcgcagcgactttccgtcaaccccTGGTATAtcgaggcccgccttcatccgactcatcttccggacgggatcaatacACATTATAAACAAATGAAGGCCCATATCAAAAAACGAAATCAATCCTCATATATTGATGAGTTCTACGTATAATTACGTTGTTGGCCAGTTGTATTGATCACTTACAATCTTTCTCCAT
Coding sequences within it:
- the LOC122013707 gene encoding UBP1-associated protein 2B-like; this translates as APHHRLRSPSPTVLYTPAPAFDEEDADGDDDEVGKLIEPFSRYQLVALLLFAAASDAATLDEIRRTADLDTSRRKLFVHRLDWNTTADALRFSYSRYGDMMITASFRHALRRPQKLIDGRMASCQLASAGSTGEMEEGPIGFVRNIGKPKGHALFVYKTVEGAMRALEEPNKNFEGIVPQCERANDKNKGAQDFNTAAPLNAAPSKGNLNGPDYTMHVSDIGLAQQAALTGQGFLGMGGAQAYGQAMQSNATVLALLAAAWQNPAAFGMTPSVLTLNPSFATTFGAAGSQQTAPTLPQMAQVPNYGAASSVYQGSAGFQGATGFQGSPGFLGPPGFQGPQGYQSSQSVAQSGSSYPTGTAPVSRRPTGSMCGYGQV